One Mercenaria mercenaria strain notata chromosome 12, MADL_Memer_1, whole genome shotgun sequence DNA segment encodes these proteins:
- the LOC123533072 gene encoding sphingomyelin phosphodiesterase-like, giving the protein MNFTFTQSVMAVSLATILTVLASAGFLYTRSEASPSVSRQVIDINTKVKEQRVDDVTEFYRQTELASFARKHQNELRAARKDRKRECGSIVSVSAIDCDICVLFVNELSSLVDKGKTQEDVVEFSTKACIDLKIEDERVCQAVVQEFKAELFGVVLRLAYTPKEVCSYILSADCGAPYNPYAMWNVTLPDVPKPPVVPPVLPKPGSPTMRILHLTDFHMDRDYKEGTNAVCGEPLCCRANDGPPSVGVAGAGKYGDYRNCDSAPVMVDSLFQYLQSIQDEFDYVIFTGDIPAHNVWNQSRSDQTSALDVFTKYMKTYLPDKLVFNALGNHESAPVDSFPPPYVTGNNSETWLYNAAAKSWLNWLPSQTETTIKKAGYYSTKPFLGLRIISLNMNMCNHGNWWLYINNTDPAGMLQWFISELQDAENAGDKVHVIGHIYPGCSCCLKPWSWNYYKIMNRYENTIAEQFFGHTHAMTYEMFYDEKTSERPLGVAYMPGSITTYSNLNPGFRIYEIDGNYAGSSWRVQDYTNYFLNITRANIYGEVVWQKEYSAKDAYKMTSLFPKDWSDLIYRMKADDTLFQTFCRHSSKSAPNTCSTCTGDCKKSFLCGLKSGRNGDPDICKDL; this is encoded by the exons ATGAACTTTACATTTACACAGTCAGTTATGGCGGTATCTTTAGCAACGATTTTAACAGTTCTCGCGTCGGCGGGGTTTCTGTACACGAGGTCAGAGGCCAGTCCTAGTGTATCAAGACAGGTCATCGACATTAATACAAAAGTAAAAGAACAAAGGGTGGACGACGTTACCGAGTTTTACAGACAAACGGAACTTGCTAGCTTCGCTCGAAAACATCAGAATGAACTGAGGGCAGCTAGGAAAGACAGAAAAAGAGAGTGTGGATCTATAGTGAGTGTTAGTGCGATAGATTGTGATATATGTGTACTGTTCGTTAACGAACTTAGCTCTCTGGTGGATAAAGGAAAAACGCAGGAGGATGTGGTGGAATTCTCGACTAAGGCGTGCATAGATCTGAAGATAGAAGATGAACGGGTCTGTCAAGCTGTGGTACAAGAATTTAAG GCTGAACTATTTGGAGTGGTGTTGCGGCTGGCCTATACCCCGAAGGAAGTATGCAGTTACATACTGAGCGCTGACTGTGGAGCACCATACAACCCGTATGCAATGTGGAATGTTACACTACCTGATGTTCCTAAACCACCAGTAGTCCCTCCGGTGTTACCGAAG CCTGGTTCTCCAACGATGCGTATTTTACATCTCACAGACTTTCACATGGATCGTGATTATAAGGAAGGAACAAACGCTGTATGCGGAGAACCTCTGTGCTGTAGAGCAAACGACGGGCCGCCAT CTGTGGGCGTAGCTGGAGCTGGTAAATATGGAGACTACAGAAATTGTGACAGTGCTCCTGTGATGGTTGACAGTTTGTTCCAGTACCTACAGTCCATACAAGACGAA TTTGATTATGTCATTTTCACTGGAGATATCCCGGCTCACAATGTCTGGAACCAGTCAAGATCGGACCAAACTTCCGCTTTGGACGTGTTCACAAAATACATGAAAACCTACCTTCCAGACAAACTTGTGTTCAACGCCCTGGGTAACCACGAAAGTGCACCTGTAGATAG TTTTCCTCCACCGTATGTAACTGGTAACAATAGTGAAACATGGCTTTATAATGCTGCAGCAAAGAGCTGGTTAAACTGGCTTCCCTCACAGACAGAAACAACCATTAAAAA GGCTGGTTATTATTCAACGAAACCCTTTCTTGGCCTGCGAATTATCTCcctcaatatgaacatgtgtaaCCATGGAAACTG GTGGTTATATATCAACAACACGGACCCAGCCGGAATGTTGCAGTGGTTCATTTCCGAGCTTCAAGACGCAGAAAACGCGGGCGACAAG GTTCATGTAATTGGTCATATATACCCCGGATGTAGCTGCTGCCTGAAGCCATGGAGTTGGAATTACTACAAAATAATGAACAG GTATGAAAACACAATAGCCGAGCAGTTCTTCGGACACACCCATGCGATGACTTacgaaatgttttatgatgaAAAGACGTCAGAGCGCCCTCTAGGTGTTGCCTACATGCCTGGAAGTATAACTACGTACTCGAACTTAAACCCAGGGTTCAGAATCTACGAAATTGATGGTAACTACGCTGGCTCCTCATGG agaGTACAGGATTATACAAACTACTTTTTAAATATTACTCGTGCAAACATTTATGGAGAGGTCGTCTGGCAAAAGGAATACAGTGCTAAA GATGCgtataaaatgacgtcattatttcCAAAAGACTGGAGTGATCTTATATACAGAATGAAAGCAGACGACACTTTATTCCAGACATTTTGCAG ACACAGTTCTAAATCAGCACCGAACACGTGCAGCACGTGCACTGGAGACTGCAAGAAGAGTTTTCTATGTGGTCTGAAATCTGGACGTAACGGCGACCCTGACATTTGTAAAGATTTATAG